From Scatophagus argus isolate fScaArg1 chromosome 2, fScaArg1.pri, whole genome shotgun sequence:
TCAGACCATGTGCTGATTGTTAtctgaaaacaaatgcactcAAAGTAGAACAGAAAGTCATGGAGTTgtcactgaaaaacagctctggAGTTCAGGACTGTGAACCCTGACTCACAATATGAAGCTACTGGTGCTGCTCACTGCATTCCTGCATCAATTTCTTTAGCttgtgctgtgctttgtgtctTTAGGCAAGAAATGCAGCCACAAGACTCAACAATCTTTTTtaactggaaaatgttttctgtcgGATTGTGATTTCATCCTTCAAActataaaagacagaaaacggCCTTGTCAGCGGACTTCCTGAATGTGAATTAGACAGGGTCCTGTCAGAAGGACATGACTGCCTTCATGGTAAACCGTGAAACAAAGGCAGAAACAGATGAGAAAGGCTGAAGGAAAGGatgtaaaaaggaaaacaaactggaGGAATGTAAAGGACATGGTCACATACAACTGAAGGGAGGGTTTTACTGTTAACAAAAAGGTTGGtaggtttattattattttatccgggggggggggggggtaaaggCGATTTTCACAGAGGCAGTGCATGCAGTGTCTGTGTGCCAGATCAAAATCAGCCAGCAGGGATGATGGTTCTGCAGGCTGCAGACGAAACACACCCACCTGCTTCTAAAAGAGAAAACGACTCCCAGCTTCATAATTATACATATAACCCACCCACACAAAGTGTGGCTACCTGATGaggagggagagtgtgtgtgtgtgttgctgtaggagtgcgtgtgcgcgcgtgtgtgcgttCTGCTTTTCCACGGCTGCATGTGCTAGAGAGAATACAGCATTGTATTCACAGAAACCTGGCTCCTGGCTTTTAAagagtttgtctttttgtttttaaaaggaaacaaagaaaggaaaagaagacgTCATCGGAATAACAACAGTAAGAAAAACGACAAACAAGAAACGACAATTACTCAAAAACTGCTCCTGTCggttaaatgtaaaaatctggAAACAGGCTGTACTAAAAATCCTGATtctcctttttgtgtgtgtgtgtgtgtttctaacgTACAATCAGCTGCTTTGAGGTGGTCGGACCTGAGGTATAAATGACAACCAGATATGCAGCgtgacacaaaacagaaacagaggaaagctCTCTGCAGAGAGGAGCATGGCAATCATCTGCGTTACGGGTCTTTCTTTCCTGCTAGCTCGCATCATCGCGCACCATCCTGACACAAAATGGCACGCGATGTGGCGTCTGCTAAGTGAGGTTACAGTAGTTGctgttcaacatttttttctttttttcttttttggaaagTCTTTcactcagaagaaaaaaagttaaatcaaattaaaaaccaacctgaaaaacaaaaaagagaaattgaTTGGCTTACCtgaagatgcagaaaaacaaaaaacagtaaaataaatacatatatattccTAAGCATACAGCTGCttatcattttcatcatatAAAGGTGTGgggtgctttttcttttctttttttcaaatgcagtGTAAAAGATTTTGGATATTTCTCATTACAAGACAGCAGATAAAAGAAGGTTAACTTGTCCACCTGTCCAATCTTCCCTCTGGGTCTCTGATTTCAATGggtgtgagaaataaaaacaaaacaaacaaacaaaaaaaaatcccctgtCGAGTTTCAGCCTGGAGTTGCGTTACACACaataagccaaaaaaaaaaagtgaacaaaaacagcttATTCTTTCTCAGACCAGGGCGGGAACTGACCTGACTGATCGCCTCCAGGGTGAAACCAGATGACTGAATCCCAAAATGTTTTGACTATCTAGAGGAAGAAATGAGGTTCGCATCCCTCCCATACCAACCCCATCCAGTGAGCAGAACAGGAATAGCTGTTTTAATCcctgtgggtttttctttttctcaatcTGTTGCTTGTTACGTATTTCTAAAAGGTTTTTTGCAATCGCGAAAGAACACCTGAAAAAAGGTAGGGTGGCAAATATTGGTCAGTCAGACACTTGAAGcgtctccctcctcccttttgCGGGAGGGaggtgaaacaaagaaaagaaaaacgaaGAGATaataaaagacaagaaacagtGGCGGATACTGTATTTCCCAGAGTATCGGCTATCCCTTCGCCAGGCTCCAAGGTAAGGTATACATGAAAGTACGAGGCACAGAAAGGAGTCATTATTCTGAGTTTGAGGTATAGTACTTGGTCTCTGCTGACCAAGTTGACATATTTCATATACTGCGTGTATATAAGTCTATAAATTACATCTATTACAGGTAGTTAAGTCTGCGCCATTTTCCGACTGACAAATATTGCTGCCCATCCCGTTGGCTCGATCCTGAGACGTTTACAGTACTGAAGGCTACTGTTGCACACCCGCGTCAGAAAACGACTGCGTTTCCAATGCAAGCAGCATAAAAGTGAAACTATAAGCaagtcaataaaaacaacagtctgTTAGAAATGAACTGACAgtgccatcttttttttttccttttttttgtagATCACTCTTCTGCTTTTGTAAGTTCGAGATATTCAGTTCACTACATTCATTACGTGAGCATttgtttatatatgtgtgtatatatatataatgtatctAAATAGATATATATACTGTTCTCTGAAGtagatttctttaaaaacagcagtgagacTCAGTTGCAAGAAGGAGGACTTTGTCGGACAGGGGGAGCCGTTAACCACATGACtgcaaacaataataaaaaaaaaaaaaatcaattaaaaatgaaataaataaaccttaAATGGCATGCACCTCAGTAGATAAGAACAGGCTGAAAATGGGACTTTCAAGCTTTCAATTCAAGCGTTTAGAAGGTAATGAAATTTTATAGCAAAAGCCAAATGTACAATAaggggagaaagaaagtgtAAATTATACACAGAGATAGTTTGGCCCCTCTCGGGACTTTAGTTTAAGTGCTGCTCAGGTTTATCCATGCAAAAGTGTGCATCAAGTGCCAATTACACTATTTctaaacacatatttttttcttagttGCACAAATCCATGCTTTACATGCATTACATGAAACAGGCTAACAGGCAGAGTGCcataactttgttttgttcagttttttcttttctttttttttttttttctacagggAGGAGGGCACACTGTAAGTCGGGTTTAATCGCACTGTGTTCACAGTTGGCTAAGTGTGCAGAGGCGCATTCTTAAGAAGTGCTTTAATATAAACACTGGGGCTTCAATTCTGTTTTAACTATCAGATCAGTGCATTGTCCTTCGCTTGGTCCAGCTGGACATGCACAACAACCTTTTAGACACTTCAAATGCTCAGCATTATCAAAGTGTTGGACGCATTTGATGCACGATGGCCCCCAGAAgtactgtttgtcttttctaGAGCTTTTCCCATTGGCCACAAAAACCTGCCAATCAAGACAAGGAAGCTGCAAAGATTAAGGTGGGTAACCAATAACCACAGAGGAGATCATTTAGATTGTATGCAACAGGTAGTAAACGATTTTAACTCTAATTAGATTGTGTTTAATTCAGAGAGAGTTTTATCATCTCTGGCTCAGGATTAACTGAGTTGAAATCTCACTCTTATATTCAGCTGGCCTGACCCCAAAATCAGCCAAGAGAAAGTGGTGCATGCCATTTTTAAAGAGAAcaatcaaagagaaaataaatcaaataaataaaatgtacaatacatttcaaaaggagtgaatcatcatcatttcatctgAACAGAGAGGTACAATTCTCGTTAAAATTCTCACAAACTGGGTGAGCACCAGGCAGTGTTAGGAGCGACGAGCAACATTTACCACagagcaaaaaaataaaacacgaCAAACAAAAAGCCTCTGTCATCTCTTTCAATCTTTTTCTGATGGAAAATACCAAAAGACTGGCGGATATTCTTTCCCCACCTGATAAAATTGTTATGAGAGTTTTTCTATCCCTGGTGCTTCAGCGGCGGAGAAGGAAAACGACGAGACGACACTACACAAAACTCAACTTGTTCAAGCTGTATAccgttttttctttttttttccttcttttttttttttttgaatgttggAGGTAATCGAGAGGGGTTAAAAGAGTAGTTTGGGTCCAAGCTGCAGCTTTCATGAAAGTCTTCACACACTAAAGCTTTAATCTTCCATCTCTCTGCCCTCCTCGTCACTATGCTCCATATCCCCCCGGAGAAGAGATACACTACATGCATAACCTCAAACAGCTttcttttgcttgtttttttctcatatttttgaaaagtgctttttttgttttttttaagaagtttAGCGCCATGAGTTTGATCCTCAAAACCCAAcgtcagtgttttctgttctttatcATGATTCATTAGCAGGTCTATCTGCTGTGGCGCTGCTATGATAACTCACAAAGCATCAGTGAGAGGTGTGTCTTTTCCTCCTGTCTATCTACCATAGGTCCAATAGGAAACGACCATATTAGAAACCCACATCGTCTGTCTCAGTCACCCTGAGTTaaaaatgaggagaaaagaaatcatTCAGAATCACGGATTGGCTTTTACATCATCAGTcataataatttataatatattAAATCTGCCTTTCCCTCATCTCTATCATCTAACCCTCCCCACTGCATATTGCCCACCCACCATCCCAAAATGAACACCCCATTTATAAATGCACATTGTTGTGGTAAACTGCCTTTAAAACTGTCTTTAAAATTTGAGGGAGAagaatttcttttaaaactcaTCAGCTGAGCTAATAGCTCTTGCTTAGGTTGGttagaaaaggaaagaaaaaacatcagcaaTTGTTGTTAGCTAAGACTAGCTAAAGCCTCGTATAGAAGCTAGATGATCAACTGGATAGCAGCAGAGTTTCACATTCTGATCCTAAAAGGCCTTCATCCAATTAAGATCTCCATGAGCTGATGAGCTCACTTCAGTCACCCTCTGGAGGACAACCTGAAGGCTACAGCATTCCAGGATCAGCAGTGAGACACTGATGGAGGTCCATGAGGTAGCATTCCGCCTTAAAAACAGCTGATCCATAATCAGATAACCCCTCAACTTGTCCCCTGGCAAAAAAGGGGGTTTTTGAGGTTCCTGGGATCTGATTATGGATCAGCTTATGCAGGCGATGTGCACCTCTGACCTGTTGTGAGGTTGCGGCTGGGCTTCAGTGACAGACCATAATAAGTGCATGATGCAAGGGCAACGATGCCGAGGTAACCTGGTCTGTAAGCGCCAGACCCAAAGTGTAGtgcaaaagaaagcaaaataaatcaaatgaaaagataaagataGAGGAAAAGATGTCGATTATAGAAGTCAATAGTGTCCACGAAACTCACAAACATGCATCCCTGAATGActtttgtgtgtcttttctcattCAAAAAGGACGGGTTAATGTTGCTTTCGTCCGCACAGAGATAAGCAGAATATCttaaggaggaaagaaaaggtttgCAGTTAAAGCATCATGGCTACCTGGCAATAAGAGAATGGGTTTTGATTCAGAACCCTGGTGAGGAATATCAATGGTATGATTAAACCTTACAGTTGGCTTTAAATGTAATAGACAGTTCACTTACCAATTTTCAGCTAGTACTCCATGAGAGAGGGGAGCAGTAAAGGGACTTAACTGTCAGTTTTTTTAAGGAGTAAATTTTCATCCTTCCCCtcgtgttttttttcccctcgaATTGGAATGGTCCAAAGTCCAAACTGCATTTATAAGCAGCAAGGGTTCAGTGTATCAAGTTCAGAAAAGGGGGGATTGGGTTTTTGGGCTGAGGATTATCAGCATGCTTACGGAAATTTCATTAATTGTCATTTAACTAATGTCTTTAGTCGCATTTGTTAAGCCCCTGGATATAAAAGCTAAACAAATGCTTACGCAGCACCGCTCAAGCGATGCTTGTTAAAAACCTTCAGATTAGTTTATCTCCAGTTTGTTTTAAGAATCCTCCTCATATTATCCCTGCGTTTGTGCTCACCCAGTTACTGCAAAGTAAATTGGCACAAATAAAGCCCCATCCGTTTTTAAATGTAGTCATTTGACTGAGGTTTACATGTGTAAGTTGTTTAGTCGATTGGTTTGAAATTGTCATCAATCTCTTCTTTTACATCATCCTTGAGCTCAGCAGCTGCCAGTGGCTGGCCGTCGTCTCGTGGGGTTGCGGTGGGCGTGTTCTCCGACTCAGCAGGAAAATCCTGGCCTCCTGCTTccattttcatcatcagcttGAGCTTCTTCTTTGGGGGGTTCTTCAGGGTTCCCATGCGCTCCTTTACCTTGTACTCCAAGGTGCTGTGCGGGATTCCATACATGTTCTGAGCCTTGGACACGCTCATCTTCCCGCTCATCACTACTGCTATGGCCTCCTCCAGGATCTCAGTGTTGTACTGGCGATAACGGCCTCTCTTCTTCCTTGGCTGCTTGGAGTTTGGGTCCCCTTCCACGTCAGAGGTGGAGTAGGTTGGCCCGGAACTGGAGTGATCCAGGTCGGAGCTCCAGTAATCAGCTGCCCCATCCAGCAGGCTTCCAAGGCTTCCACCACGACGGTTCTGCTTGGGCAAAATGGCTCTCAGCTTCCTGCTCAGGGTGTTCTCCCCGTGGCCACCGCCCCCAACCCCCATTGCGCCATAGCCGTACAGCTCAGAGGCATGGGAGTCCCAGGAGAGATCCATGCCCCGAACTTGAGGGATCTTCAAGTCAACGGGAGGTGAGTGGCCCTGGTCTCTCTTGCCCTCATTGTGGTGATGCTGGGCCTTGGAGACCTGAttgtggtggtgatggtggaggGAACTCTTGAAGGGGAAGGCTCcatggtggttgtggtggtgatTCTCCAGGAATGTTGGCAGATCTTTGAGATCGCTGAGGGCCCCGCTCAGAGCTCCACTGGCCTGTTTTAGCTTCAGCAGGCTATCAAGGTGGGCCTTGCTTCCCCAGAATGAGGAAGAGCCCTTCTGGCCAAGCAAGGTGTGAGACTGCCCATGATTGAGCAAACCGGCCGACTCTAGATTAGCCAATGAAAGAGCAGCAGGCTGGCTCAGGAGGCGGTGCTTCTGGCTAAGGAGCTCTTCCTTGATACGCAGCGACCGGGCCAGTGGGGGCTTGAAGGAGTTGGAAGTGACGTAGTTCTCCCTCAGTCCATCCTGCaagcttctctgcagcaggcCATCCTCGTCATCCACCTCTGGCAGAGTCTGTTCCACTTTGAGGGAATGTCTGGATGGAGGAAAGAAGGGGACAATTTAGGGACAGGGTCAAGTATCTTGTGATACAAAACTCATTCTTCTCTACATACTGCATTTTTCCAATTGAGATTACAGTCTGTAATGTGTTGTTGCACATAAATTTGTCCTACATATGAGGAAAATGTTACCAGATCGTTAAAGTGTCAGTTGACCTAAGTCACAACCATAATAAAACCACATACAAATTACATTTGACACACTGAACAGCAGCGACTTTTGCCAGAAAAGGTTTGAGATGAACCAGGTCTTACTGTCAGCTGTCCTATTGTCATACAGAGGAGCTACAAAGTCCCACACAGCCCTGCTTACTAAAACACAGCACGTCACAGAAGTGTCTTGCAGGTCGGTCTTTTGTTTTAACCAAGCACATCATTATTTGAGTGACAAAACAGTTGCaaacaaattgtttttctcAACCTTTATTATTAAAAGCCAGTCAGTTGCTTGCCAGTCATTTTAATTGTATTCAGACCGAGGTAGCACACGGATGAAGAGTCATTATCTTTTGATCTTTGACCTCGTTAAATCTCAACAAATATTGGGTTTCACTTAAAGTCTTTATATGCATAAATTCCCAAATGGCATCGAAaagaattaaatataaatatgaacacAACTCTCTTTGAATTTTTTCCAGTTTGTATGCACTCTGGTTAATGCAAACTCCAACTTACAACTATTATTTACTTCTCCAGTGCCATCTGACAAGAGTGTGCAAATGGCATTGTGATGCTGGGGGAGAAAAATGGTAAGCAGATTCAGTATAAAGCAAATACATTTACAGTGCAACGGCGGTGGCTGCCAAGTGAATCAATAATGTTACAAAGTAGGACACAAAGAGGACACAACAGAAGAGAAGCAAACACTATGATTTTATCCGTATACTTTCTGACTTATACCTGAGATACAGTACATCTTATTGCCAAGAAGCACTACTCTGCAAgcatttcagtatttcacatttcatctctgctgaTGAAACATATGCTTACATGCAGAGTGCCTCCACTTCAGATGCTGCAGCCAATGTTCCTTCCGCTAAGTAACTATAGCAACAGTGGAAAGGCTCTTTAAAAATGGTCCCTTAGGTTCAGAATAACAGGAGATAGCTTGTCAAGTCAGCAGATTGCACGGGGGAGAAGAAACTTAAGGGAAATACTGTGTCTCTCAATTGGAGTCATATTCTGGTGAGCGTCACAGCAGCTAACTGTGCGATGTGGGGAGTCCACAGCAGGAGCTTTAAGACAGATTACCACAGTGGGCGGTCTTGGACGTGTTGAAAACAATACAGGGTTAACGAGAGGCTTTGGAGTCTGCACTCTAATAGAGCGTTCTGTTACAGTGAGCATGCAGTCATCGAGGATGCTGCGCCAGACAGTAATGTTGGATTTGAGGGTTCAATGTGAGCAAtcatttgagaaaataaaagaaacaaaggaataCGCATAGTGACTGTTTCAGTGTCTGGGTGTAAGAGCTGGGTTCCCTGAACAAATTGTTTTGCAAAGGGTGACAGTTTTATCCTGCAGCGATTATTTAATTTAGTTAGatgtgtttatttcattttcaagctCTGAGTAGACTGAATCAGTAACTGTATTCTTGTTTTTGAGGACAGTCAATAACAAGTAGACTATCATGGCACATCTTAAACCAAAACCAATTACTCTTTTCCAGTTTGTAGCTCCTAAATACCACACGACCATCCAACTTAATAAAATTATGAATTCCAATAATATaatcatgaaaaacacaaagatcaaaattaaaaaatgtacaaactaaaatagtaataatactCTTAGCCCAGTAACCTACACAGACCTGCTTTGTGCTTTTGGGATTGTCTGAGAGTCTAGGATGAATTGGTGTTAGTGGGGGTGGTACCACAggctcctcctgctcctgtaGTTAATATTACATGACCTGATCATTAGAGACTCCCGGGGAGGCTCAGGGCCTTAGGGCATTTGGGGCCTTAGAACCCTCAGGCGGGAGTCAGAGTTCCTTCCTGAGGGGATTAAGGTGCTGTTTCTAATTCTGCTTTTGCTTTCTCCGTGGTGAGGTTTACTGTTGGACCGTCGCTTGTCAGCAGGCAAGAAATCGTGttaagagaataaaagaaaggtTGTGTCTCTGTAGAATACAGTTTTTTCAATGCCTTTACAGTTCAGAATGATCCTTCACTGTGCGGTTTTCCTGTTTCAATGGCAAATGTTTCATCAAGGTTTATGGCAGCTTGGTTTCATTCTTTGGGACATTATTATCAGTTATGATAACACTGTACTCAGTGAAGTAACTGCTGAGATCTGGGAATGTGGCCAAATCCCAACAACTGGCCCAAGGTAACTGTAAACACAGGGTCAAATCTGAAATGTTTAACTGAAAGAATGGccaacacagtgaaaataaaacctaGTGTGTAACGGACCCGAAATATCCTTTAGAtagttatatttatatttatatatatgccAGGTCCATAACTGGAAATTCatagctgctgttgctgcattgatgattcactttctgtttgttttaatccaAAACTAGTGTGGTAACTGCTGGGTTTGGTTGGTAGCTTAGTGTCTAGGCAGCATAAGTTTTCACCAGGAACAACAACTCATGTGGTGGTCACTTGGGACTTGTGTTAACTGTAATATCAATGCAACACTTCTCATGTCTCAGTACAGATAGCAATTGAAGGTGTATTCATTGCTGGATCAAAGAGACACTGCCCACATGGTGGGTGCAGGTTTTCTATGCCCACATCCTCCGCTACTGCAATCTCACTGCAATCCAGCATTTGGGACTGCTCTGTGTATCGAACCTCTACTAATCCATCTTTGACCTACAGATCAAAAGTATTCCTGGAAATGGCAACCGCGATTAACGTCGATTGTTTATTCCCTCTTGATGC
This genomic window contains:
- the lcor gene encoding ligand-dependent corepressor isoform X1; protein product: MASLCKRQQCTIERRGFRQELDSWRHKLIHCVGFESILEGLFGPGLVKDITLFQDCEPEEVSDWSFDENCLFCCLRREKVKEHRVENGGGSQVLSECEDFKQEQSRISRLERQAQDFLNAVFHRKDLPRFSEPHIPLVAREIMQRMIRQFAAEYTSKTTQDNSPLPNGIMKDQSLPRAASLAPAPCSPPGPLPAPSSPPSSASSSPSPTPGPGLSPTSATAAAASAPACSNGTGASNGGGGGTAAASAQNPVLSKLLMADQDGPLDLSVKKSQDDPEPSQQDGVLDLSTKKNHSAGNHKTFPSFSPAPGVKGHSLKVEQTLPEVDDEDGLLQRSLQDGLRENYVTSNSFKPPLARSLRIKEELLSQKHRLLSQPAALSLANLESAGLLNHGQSHTLLGQKGSSSFWGSKAHLDSLLKLKQASGALSGALSDLKDLPTFLENHHHNHHGAFPFKSSLHHHHHNQVSKAQHHHNEGKRDQGHSPPVDLKIPQVRGMDLSWDSHASELYGYGAMGVGGGGHGENTLSRKLRAILPKQNRRGGSLGSLLDGAADYWSSDLDHSSSGPTYSTSDVEGDPNSKQPRKKRGRYRQYNTEILEEAIAVVMSGKMSVSKAQNMYGIPHSTLEYKVKERMGTLKNPPKKKLKLMMKMEAGGQDFPAESENTPTATPRDDGQPLAAAELKDDVKEEIDDNFKPID
- the lcor gene encoding ligand-dependent corepressor isoform X2 yields the protein MGCFVLEAMKKRKRVAVKSAQEERKGFESILEGLFGPGLVKDITLFQDCEPEEVSDWSFDENCLFCCLRREKVKEHRVENGGGSQVLSECEDFKQEQSRISRLERQAQDFLNAVFHRKDLPRFSEPHIPLVAREIMQRMIRQFAAEYTSKTTQDNSPLPNGIMKDQSLPRAASLAPAPCSPPGPLPAPSSPPSSASSSPSPTPGPGLSPTSATAAAASAPACSNGTGASNGGGGGTAAASAQNPVLSKLLMADQDGPLDLSVKKSQDDPEPSQQDGVLDLSTKKNHSAGNHKTFPSFSPAPGVKGHSLKVEQTLPEVDDEDGLLQRSLQDGLRENYVTSNSFKPPLARSLRIKEELLSQKHRLLSQPAALSLANLESAGLLNHGQSHTLLGQKGSSSFWGSKAHLDSLLKLKQASGALSGALSDLKDLPTFLENHHHNHHGAFPFKSSLHHHHHNQVSKAQHHHNEGKRDQGHSPPVDLKIPQVRGMDLSWDSHASELYGYGAMGVGGGGHGENTLSRKLRAILPKQNRRGGSLGSLLDGAADYWSSDLDHSSSGPTYSTSDVEGDPNSKQPRKKRGRYRQYNTEILEEAIAVVMSGKMSVSKAQNMYGIPHSTLEYKVKERMGTLKNPPKKKLKLMMKMEAGGQDFPAESENTPTATPRDDGQPLAAAELKDDVKEEIDDNFKPID